The Thermobifida halotolerans sequence GAGGTCTCCGTCCACAGCTCCCGGAGATGCCCGGTGAGCGGGTCGGCGGCGAAGGCCCGCACCGTGCGCTGGGCGCGGTCCTGCGCGGTGAGGACCACCGTCGAAGCGCCGTCGAGCTGGTCCGTCCACCCCGCGGTGACCAGATAGGGCAGTTCCGTCCGGTCCCACTCCACCCACACCGGCCCTCCCGAGCCGTCCGCGCGCAGCACCGCCAGCCGCACCTCGGCGTTGGCGGTTCCCGCCGCCGGGTAGGCGACCGTCTGGGCGGCGGTCTCGGGACTGCCGGGGTCGCTGATGTGCCAGCGCCGCACCGGGGTGTCGTCGACCCGCGCCGCGAGCAGGAAGACGCCGTCCGGCGACCACCACATGCCGCGGTGGCGCCCCATCTCCTCGGCGGCGACGAACTCGGCCAGACCCCAGGTGACGTTCTCCCCGTCCGGTTCGGCCACGACCCGGTCGCCGCCGTCGACGTCCAGCACGTGGACGGCGCCGCCGCTGACGTAGGCCACCGACCGGCCCGTGGGGTCGAGCACCGGGTCGACGACCGGGGGCGACGCGGGCAGCTCCCGGGGGGCGGACGCGCCGTCCAGGTCCACGCCGTAGAGCCTGCCGGACAGGGTGAAGACGGCCCGGGTGAACGCCCGGTCGACGCTGTAGGAGACGATCCCGCCGCCCGCCTCGCGCAGCCGCTCCCGCCGGGCCCGCTCCTCCGGCGGCAGGTCCTCGCCGGTGTCGCCGATCGTGCGCGGGTCGGCGACCAGGCGCTCCGAGCCGTCCGGCTCCGCCACCCACAGGCAGGTCGCGGTGTCCGTGCCGTGCCTGCCCCGCAGGAACGCCACCCGCCGACCGTCGGGGGAGATCTGGAACGAACGGGGCACGCCGATGCTGAAACGCTGGGTACGGGCGTATTGTCGTGGGAAGCTCATGCACCGAATTCTGGCAGCCGGAGCAGGCGGCGCAGGGACGCCCGCGCCCTCGTGGCGTTTCGGGGAGCCGCGTTCCCGACGGCCCCGGCCCGTGAGGGTATCGTCGCCGACATGAGAGACCGCCGCCTGCTGCTGGTGCACGCCCATCCCGACGACGAGACCATCGTCACCGGGGCGACCATGGCCAGATACGCGGCCGAGGGCGTCCACGTGACCCTGGTGACCTGCACCCTCGGCGAGGAGGGCGAGATCATCCCGCCGGAGCTGGCGCACCTGGCCGGTGACCGCGAGGGCGGGCTGGGCGAGTACCGCGTCACGGAGCTGCGCCGGGCCTGCGCCGCGCTGGGCGTACGCGACCAGCGGTTCCTCGGTGGAAGGGGCCGCTACCGCGACTCGGGGATGATGGGCGCGCCCAGCAACGACGACCCCGCGTGCTTCTGGCGCGCCGACGTGGAGGCCGCGGCGCACGAGCTCGCGATGGTCATCCGCGAGGTCCGCCCCGACGTCATCGTCACCTACGACGACAACGGCGGCTACGGGCATCCCGACCACATCCAGGCGCACCGCGTGACGGTGCGCGCGTTCGCCAGGGCCGCCGAACGCACCCTGCCGGGCACCCCCTGGCAGACCCGCAAGTTGTACGCCGTCGCCCATCCCCGGACGCTGCTGTCCGCGTCGGTCGCGCGCATGCAGGCCGACCCCGGTCCCTTCACCGCGCCCGAGTCGATCGAGGACATCGCGCCGGGCACCCCCGACGAACTGGTGACCACCCGCATCGACGCCTCCGACCACTGGGCGGCCAAGGCGACGGCCATGCGCGCGCACGCCACCCAGATCACCGTGGCGGGGGAGCGGTTCGCGCTGTCCAACGACATCGCCCAGGAGATCTCCGCCGTGGAGTACTTCACCCTGCTGCGCGGTCCCGCGCCCCGCCGGGGACCCGACGGCTACGAGACCGACCTGTTCGACTGATCCCCCGGTCCTCCCGGCTCGGCGGGACGGCCGGCGGAGCCGGGAGCGGTCCACCAGCGGCTAGGCTGCCAGACGTGGCCACTTCCTCGTCAGAGCAGACCGACCCGCTGCCGGAGCCAGCCGCCGCGGCGGACACCGGTGTACTGGACCGCCGGCTGGGGACCGCGCTGGCCGTGCTGAACGGCGTGTTCCTGACGGTGCTGGGCTTTGTCGCCGGGATCGTGCTGTCCGTGTGCGCCGGCTGGCTGTCGTGGCTGTGGCTGACCGGAACGGTCGGCCAGGTCCTCGGTATGGTCACGATCCTGCTGTTCCTGGCCGTCCTCTTCCTCGGCGGGCGGGCGATCGGCTGGGGGACCGGAGCCAGGTGGGGACCGGGGGCGTTCGCGGTCGGGTGGGTCCTGGCGAACTCCGCCCTGACCGGATACGTCGCCGGAGGCGACGTCATGGTGACCTCCGCCACCCCCAACTACCTGCTTCTCTACGGCGGAGTGGGGGCGGTGATCCTGGCGACCGTGCTCACCCCCGACGCCCCGAGACCCGTCACCAGGGGCGGGCGAACGTCTGACCCCAGTTGAGGTAGATCTCGTTCACGTCGACCAGGGTGAACAGGGCGAACACCCCGTCCATGAAGACGGCGTTGACCGGCGGGCACCACACGACGGCGAAGATCGCCACCGTGCCGAAGATCGCCGCGTTGCGGCCGGGCCGCCACCGGTCCAGCCCCTCCGCGACCGCGTCGAAGGTGTCGGTGCCGGGTACCGGGAGCAGGTTGAGCAGCACCGCGCTGACGTTGAGGTAGCACAGGAACATCAGGGACACGATGGCCCAGTTGTTCGTGACGGAGCCCTCGGGGACGAGCAGCATCACCACGGCCGCCAGCACCGCGGCCAGCACCGCGTTGGTCAGCAGACCGCCCAGGGCCACCAGGGCACGGCGGCCCCGGCCGGAGACCGCCGAACGGTCCAGGTGCACGGCGGGACCGTTCAGACCGAACGAGCCGACCAGCATGTAGGCGACCGGCAGCACCAGCCCGGCGCCGAGTTCGCGGAAGGCGAACGGGTTGAGCCGCAGGTAGCCGGTGCCGCGCAGCGCGCGGTCGCCGAACCGGTAGGCCAGCAGCGAACGCACGTACTGCTGCAGGGTCAGGCAGATGATCCAGCCGCCCAGGATGAACAGGAACGGCGCGTAGGCGCTGTCCCAGCCGAGCGTGGTCTCCTCGGCGCGGGTCCACGACAGCCATCCGGCCAGCGCGGTCACCCCCACCAGCAGGAGGAACACCGGACTGGGCGCGAGGTCCAGCCTGCTGGCGGCGGGTTCGGTCTCGGCGGCGGCCGTCGGCTCCCCGGCCGCCCGCTGCGGGGCCGGATCGGACGTGGACATGCTGCTCCCGCTGGTCGCGAAGCGGATCGAACGAGTCGAACCGACTGGGAAAGGAACCACTGCCAGGCTAGACGGTCCCGGGGAGCACCCCGCGCCAGGGGAGAGATCCGGGGCCGCCTCGGCCCGGGAGCGGACTCCCGGGACTCAGATGGACGCCGACGGCGCCGTCGCGGACAGGTGGATCGCGGTCAGCGCGAAGGCCCGCCCCACCTTGGTCAACCGTTTGGCCCGACCCTCGCCGAGCAGGTCCGGGCCGGCCACGCAGCCCAGGATCTCCAGCAGCCAGACCACGGTGATCAGCACCGACCGCACCTGGTCGGTGCGCGGACGGCCTCCCGTGACGTCGTCCTCCCACCCGGCCCGGATCAGCAGCTTGCAGGCCTCCTCGGCGATGTCGACGTCCTCGTCCCGGCGCGGGGTGACCACCGAGCGCGGGGAACGCAGCAGGAGCAGCCCCAGCAGGGTCTCGGTGGCGGCCTGCTCGAAACCGTCGGTCATCAGCACGCTCTCGGCGACCGCCCGCCACAGTTCGTCGATGTCGTCGCGTAACTGCCGCCCGTGCCGGGTCAGCACCAGGCGGCGGCCCGACCGGCGCACCGCCCGCATGGTGCGCAGCAGCTTGTGGAGGGCGATGAGCTGCATGACGTCGGTCTCGCTGCGCGGCGGCGACGGCGTGGTCGCCCAGCCGAACTCCTCGCACAGCGCGCGCACCACGTTCGGCGACATGTAGCCGATCTGGGTCAGGTTGATGCCGTCGGCGGCGTAGTCGAGCAGCCGCCGCACCGGAGCGAGCGCCTTGGGCGCGTCGTGCGGCACCTCCGCTCCCGCCGCGATCTGGCCGCGCAACGGAATCAGGTGCTCCCGGTGCGGGTGGGAACGGGAGGACAGCCACTCGTTCACCCGCTCCTGGCGGATCTTGTCCAGGTGACTGAGGCCGCGCGGGTCGGGCTGGGTGAGGAAGCTGCGGGCGCGTTCCTCCTGGGCGGCCCGCCAGCCCCGGGTTCCCGGACGCACCTCGCCCACCGCGATCGCCAACTCCAGGGCCGCGGACGTCTCGCGGTAGGCCTCGATCTCGGCGCTGCCCAGAGCCGTGCCCCAGGTGAGCTCGGGAAGGTCGGGCGGGGTGACCCCGGAGGAGCGCATGCTGCGTTCGTAGGCCGCCATCCCGTTGTCGTGCGAGACCGCGTAGGCCCGCAGGACCTCGCGGGTACGCTCCGAGGTGCAGATGTCGGCATAGCGCTGCAGGTCGAGCAGGCGGAACAGGGAGCCGAGCGAGTCGGTGACGAACTGCCACTCGCTGGGCTCCGAGGCGAACCGCACCGGAAGCACGTGCCAGCAGAACTCCTGGACCGCGCGTTGGGTCAGCGACTCCAGACGCCGTCCGGCGATGAGGGTGTCCAGCGCGCTCTCGGCGGTGCGGGCCGCGGCGGGATCGGTGCGTGCGAGGTTGGCGAGAGCGACGGCCACGGTCTCCTGCATGGCGTGGTTTCCCACCTCCTGCCTCGTTCCGCCTTCGGTCAGCCTCTCCTGGTCACTCGGAATCCGGTGTGCCGCGGCGCCGGGGCGGCTGTCGTGGCACGACCCGGCTGGCGACCACGTCGCCCGCGTCGACGTGTGCGACGGAACCGTCGCGGCGGCGCAGCACCAGCACGTCGTCGTGCCATGACTCCAGTACACCGACGATATCCCGGAATCGTCCGTCCGGCAGCCGGAAACGCACGGTGACGCGCTGTCCGGTGTCGTCCGGGGTCACGGAGTGCGTCAACCTCGCGACGTATCCCAATGTCGCCACCCCCGATTGTGGTCCGCGCCGCTTGCACCGCAATACTAGGGAGAGCGGTACCCGTGTCCTCTGGCCGTTAGACCCGTTTCGGGGCGTTGCCGGTTCTTCCGCGCAGGCCCGTCCCGGAGACGCACCGGACCCCGGTTGCCCACTTCGGTGGTGGTCGGTCAGAAGTACCGCGACGCAGCAGCCACATACGCGGTCCACGTGGCGAGACCGAGGAGGAGTACGACGTGACCTACGTCATCGCGCAGCCGTGTGTCGATGTGCTCGACAAGGCGTGCATTGAAGAGTGCCCCGTCGACTGCATCTACGAGGGCGAGCGCATGCTCTACATCCACCCCGACGAGTGCGTCGACTGCGGCGCCTGCGAGCCGGTGTGCCCTGTGGAGGCCATCTACTACGAGGACGACCTGCCCGGTGAGTGGTCGGACTTCCACAAGGCCAACGTCGAGTTCTTCGACGACCTCGGTTCGCCCGGCGGCGCGTCCAAGCTCGGCAAGGTCAACAAGGACCACCCGATCGTCGCGGCTCTTCCGCCCCAGTCGGAGGAGTAGGGCGGATCCGGCCGCCGCGCACGCGGCGGCCGAGGACCGACCACGCCGCCGCCCGCCCCGGAGCCTCCGGCCCGGACCGTCCCGCGGTGGTGTCGCCGTGTCATGCCCTGAACGGGGCGAGCACGCCGGTGAACGACAAGCCCGCTCCTCTCGACCGGGACGGTACGGGGAGCAACACGACGAGGGGACGTGGCGACAATGGCCGAGCGGCGTCCGGTGGCCGACCGGCTGCCGACCTTCCCGTGGGACCGGCTGACTCCCTGCAAGGAGACCGCGGCACAGCACCCGGACGGCATCGTGGACCTGTCCGTGGGCACCCCGGTCGACCCGGTCCCCGAAAGTCTGCGTGCGGCGCTGGCCGCGGCCTCCGACTCGCCGGGCTATCCGCAGACGTACGGCACCCGGCGGTTGCGCGAGTCCATCAGCGGCTGGCTGGAGCGCCGCCACGGGGTACGGGTGGACCCCGACGCCACGCTGCCGACCATCGGCTCCAAGGAGCTGGTGGCCTGGCTGCCCACCCTGCTCGGGCTCGGGCGGGGCGACACCGTCGTCTTCCCGGAACTGGCCTACCCCACCTACGACGTCGGCGCGCGCCTGGCGGGAGCCACCCCGGTCGCGGCCGACGGACTGGCCCAGTTGGGACCCGTGCGCCCCGGCCTGCTGTGGATCAACTCCCCGGCCAACCCCACCGGGCGGGTTCTCGGAACCGAGCACCTGCGCAAGGTGGTGACCTGGGCGCGGGAGCGCGGGGTCGTCGTCGCCTCCGACGAGTGCTACCTGGACCTGGGGTGGGAGGGCACGCGGCCGCTGTCGATCCTGCACCCCGACGTGTGCGGTGGCTCGCACGAGGGACTGCTCGCCGTCCACTCGCTGTCCAAGCGCTCCAACCTCGCCGGATACCGGGCGGGTTTCGTGGCGGGCGACGCCGGGCTGGTCCGGCGGCTGCTCGCGGTGCGCAAGCACGCCGGGATGATCGTGCCCGCTCCGGTGCAGGCGGCCATGTGCGCTGCCCTCGACGACGACGTGCACGCCGCCGAGCAGAAGGAGCGCTACGCGGCCCGCCGCACCCTGCTGCGCGACGCGCTGGAGGGCGCGGGCTGGCGCATCACCCACTCGGAGGCCGGTCTGTACCTGTGGGCCGCGCATCCCGACCACGACGGGTGGGGATCGGTGCGGCTGCTGGCCGAACGGGGCATCCTGGTGGCCCCCGGGGAGTTCTACGGCCCCGCGGGAGCGCGACACGTCCGGGTGGCCTTCACCGCGACCGACGAGCGGGTGGCCGCCGCGGCCAAGCGCCTCACGGAGCT is a genomic window containing:
- the fdxA gene encoding ferredoxin, which gives rise to MTYVIAQPCVDVLDKACIEECPVDCIYEGERMLYIHPDECVDCGACEPVCPVEAIYYEDDLPGEWSDFHKANVEFFDDLGSPGGASKLGKVNKDHPIVAALPPQSEE
- the dapC gene encoding succinyldiaminopimelate transaminase, with the translated sequence MAERRPVADRLPTFPWDRLTPCKETAAQHPDGIVDLSVGTPVDPVPESLRAALAAASDSPGYPQTYGTRRLRESISGWLERRHGVRVDPDATLPTIGSKELVAWLPTLLGLGRGDTVVFPELAYPTYDVGARLAGATPVAADGLAQLGPVRPGLLWINSPANPTGRVLGTEHLRKVVTWARERGVVVASDECYLDLGWEGTRPLSILHPDVCGGSHEGLLAVHSLSKRSNLAGYRAGFVAGDAGLVRRLLAVRKHAGMIVPAPVQAAMCAALDDDVHAAEQKERYAARRTLLRDALEGAGWRITHSEAGLYLWAAHPDHDGWGSVRLLAERGILVAPGEFYGPAGARHVRVAFTATDERVAAAAKRLTEL
- the mshB gene encoding N-acetyl-1-D-myo-inositol-2-amino-2-deoxy-alpha-D-glucopyranoside deacetylase; amino-acid sequence: MRDRRLLLVHAHPDDETIVTGATMARYAAEGVHVTLVTCTLGEEGEIIPPELAHLAGDREGGLGEYRVTELRRACAALGVRDQRFLGGRGRYRDSGMMGAPSNDDPACFWRADVEAAAHELAMVIREVRPDVIVTYDDNGGYGHPDHIQAHRVTVRAFARAAERTLPGTPWQTRKLYAVAHPRTLLSASVARMQADPGPFTAPESIEDIAPGTPDELVTTRIDASDHWAAKATAMRAHATQITVAGERFALSNDIAQEISAVEYFTLLRGPAPRRGPDGYETDLFD
- a CDS encoding site-2 protease family protein gives rise to the protein MSTSDPAPQRAAGEPTAAAETEPAASRLDLAPSPVFLLLVGVTALAGWLSWTRAEETTLGWDSAYAPFLFILGGWIICLTLQQYVRSLLAYRFGDRALRGTGYLRLNPFAFRELGAGLVLPVAYMLVGSFGLNGPAVHLDRSAVSGRGRRALVALGGLLTNAVLAAVLAAVVMLLVPEGSVTNNWAIVSLMFLCYLNVSAVLLNLLPVPGTDTFDAVAEGLDRWRPGRNAAIFGTVAIFAVVWCPPVNAVFMDGVFALFTLVDVNEIYLNWGQTFARPW